One Sagittula stellata E-37 genomic window carries:
- a CDS encoding 2-oxo acid dehydrogenase subunit E2: MSNIIEIHVPDIGDFKDVPIIEIMVAVGDTVQVDDTLIVLESDKATLDVPSSHAGKIVELLVSEGDSVSEGTLLARFDATEGEAAAPTPPQDKPAEAPASAAPSPQPAAIHALEAPRPIAPAATSGKSHASPSIRRYARTLGVTLDEVTGTGPKSRILREDVEAFVKARLSNAAPHQTAAPTSGPGMGLPDWPREDYEKFGPVERQKLSRIVKISGPALARNALVIPHVCNFDKADVTDLEDFRKLLNKEADPEDAKITLLAFAVKAVVAALKAYPKFNSSLDGDEIVLKRYWNIGVAADTPEGLVVPVVKEADRKSVAEIAAEMGTLAAQARAGKLSPTAMSGATFTISSLGGIGGTGFTPIINAPQVAILGMTRAEVQPVWRDDSVQPRLIQPVSLSWDHRVVDGVVAARFLQHVCRSLTDFRRVSI; the protein is encoded by the coding sequence ATGAGCAATATCATCGAAATCCACGTGCCCGATATCGGCGACTTCAAGGATGTCCCGATCATCGAGATCATGGTGGCTGTAGGCGATACAGTGCAGGTGGACGACACGCTGATCGTGCTGGAGTCGGACAAGGCCACCCTGGACGTTCCCAGCTCGCACGCCGGCAAGATCGTCGAGTTGCTGGTCAGTGAAGGTGACAGCGTGAGCGAGGGCACCCTTCTGGCGCGGTTTGACGCGACCGAAGGGGAGGCCGCTGCGCCCACCCCGCCGCAAGACAAACCCGCCGAGGCGCCGGCATCGGCGGCCCCTTCACCACAACCGGCGGCCATACATGCCCTGGAGGCTCCCAGGCCCATTGCACCCGCCGCAACATCCGGAAAAAGCCACGCCTCGCCCTCGATCCGCCGCTATGCCCGGACGCTGGGCGTGACCTTGGACGAAGTCACCGGCACCGGCCCGAAATCACGGATCCTGCGCGAAGATGTGGAGGCTTTCGTCAAGGCCCGGCTGTCCAATGCCGCGCCGCACCAAACCGCCGCGCCCACTTCCGGACCGGGCATGGGCCTGCCCGACTGGCCTAGGGAAGACTACGAAAAATTCGGCCCCGTGGAGCGCCAGAAGCTGAGCCGGATCGTCAAGATCTCCGGGCCCGCGCTGGCGCGCAACGCCCTTGTGATCCCGCATGTCTGCAATTTCGACAAGGCGGACGTTACCGACCTGGAAGACTTCCGCAAACTCCTGAACAAAGAAGCCGACCCCGAGGATGCCAAGATCACGCTGCTGGCCTTTGCCGTGAAGGCCGTGGTCGCCGCGCTGAAGGCATACCCCAAGTTCAACTCCTCTCTCGACGGCGATGAGATTGTGCTCAAGCGCTACTGGAACATCGGTGTGGCCGCCGACACGCCCGAGGGCCTTGTCGTGCCCGTCGTCAAGGAGGCCGACCGCAAGAGCGTGGCCGAGATCGCCGCCGAGATGGGCACGCTCGCCGCACAGGCGCGCGCGGGCAAGCTGTCGCCCACGGCGATGTCCGGTGCCACCTTCACCATCTCGTCGCTTGGCGGCATCGGCGGCACCGGCTTTACCCCGATCATCAACGCGCCTCAGGTCGCGATCCTCGGTATGACCCGCGCGGAGGTTCAGCCGGTCTGGCGCGATGATTCCGTGCAGCCACGCCTGATCCAGCCGGTCAGCCTCAGCTGGGATCACCGGGTGGTCGATGGCGTCGTCGCCGCGCGGTTCCTGCAGCATGTCTGCCGGAGCCTGACCGACTTTCGCCGCGTTTCGATCTGA
- a CDS encoding Lrp/AsnC family transcriptional regulator has translation MEESSNADPDRIDLKILRALQSDGRLTNAELASRVGVSAATCHRRTQRLFDLGYVTGVRAAINPSAVGLGALVMVGVVLDRSTPESFAAFEGAVNAMKEVLDCQLVAGDFDYLLKIRVRDMSDFNKLHGQKLIALPGVRQTRTFFVMREVKENGSLAF, from the coding sequence ATGGAAGAATCTTCCAATGCTGATCCTGACCGAATCGATCTCAAGATTCTGCGTGCGTTGCAAAGCGATGGTCGCTTGACGAATGCAGAACTTGCCAGCCGGGTCGGTGTGAGTGCCGCGACCTGTCACCGGCGCACACAAAGGCTTTTTGATCTTGGATATGTGACAGGCGTGCGGGCGGCGATCAATCCGTCAGCCGTAGGTCTGGGTGCGCTTGTGATGGTCGGCGTCGTGCTGGACCGCTCTACGCCGGAAAGCTTCGCGGCTTTCGAAGGGGCGGTGAACGCCATGAAAGAGGTGCTGGATTGCCAGCTTGTCGCGGGCGATTTCGACTACCTTCTGAAGATCCGGGTGCGCGACATGAGCGACTTCAACAAGCTTCACGGTCAAAAGCTGATCGCGTTGCCTGGCGTCAGACAGACCCGGACGTTCTTCGTGATGCGCGAAGTCAAGGAGAACGGCTCGCTGGCGTTTTAG
- the mdeB gene encoding alpha-ketoglutarate dehydrogenase — translation MTTRPYQPASTADIDPQETAEWIESIESLTKNASPARANFVLNRVLDHARLIGATTSGLPYSAYRNTIPVAQQPAYPGDLALEERITSIIRWNALAMVVRANRAYGELGGHIASYASAAEIFEVGFNHFFRAQTEDFGGDLVYFQPHSAPGIYARAFLEGRLSEADISNYRQEVPGKGLCSYPHPWLMKDFWQVPTGSMGIGPLSAVYQARFMRYLQARELADTEERHVWGVFGDGEMDEPESIAGLTLAARENLDNLTFIVNCNLQRLDGPVRGNGQIIQELESLFIGAGWNVIKVLWGSEWDSLFAADTNHVLLRRFAETVDGAYQDLGSKAGDYNRAKFFDLDPESAALVRHMSDDDIHKLKRGGHDLKKLHAAFAAAKAHKGRPTVILTKTKKGYGMGGAGESRMTAHQAKKLDIDALKAFRDHFDLPLSDKAVEGLEFFNPGEDSEEIRYLKERRVSLGGYLPARAENATTSAPARPEPAKYAGFALEANGKEMSTTMAAVRILGNLLKDKAFGPRIVPIVADEARTFGMDNLFRQIGIYAPQGQLYDPEDKGSMMYYKEAANGQLLEEGITEAGALSSWTAAGTAYSVHNTELLPVYIYYSMFGFQRVGDLIWAAADQRTRGFLLGATAGRTTLSGEGLQHQDGSSHMVAATIPNCRAYDPAFAYELAVIMDHGMTRMLDEKRDEFFYLTVMNENYAQPTMPEGVEQDIIRGLYKLRSTLPEADQRVRLIGSGTILLEVIAAAEILETQFGIASDVFSATSYTELARDAMEAERKNRFAKPSDRRTSHLEATLPGDRPVVAASDYVRNFPAQIAPYLPVSMTILGTDGFGRSANRKSLRRFFEVDRQHIAFAAIKSLAERGEVSDEVLSKAMTDLGIEPGADAPWQL, via the coding sequence ATGACCACCCGCCCCTATCAGCCCGCGTCCACCGCCGACATCGACCCACAGGAAACCGCCGAATGGATCGAGTCGATTGAAAGCCTGACGAAGAACGCCAGTCCGGCCCGCGCGAACTTCGTCCTGAACCGCGTTCTCGACCACGCGCGCCTGATCGGGGCAACGACCAGCGGTCTGCCCTATTCGGCCTACCGCAACACCATCCCCGTGGCGCAGCAACCCGCCTATCCCGGCGATCTGGCGCTTGAGGAACGGATCACTTCGATCATCCGCTGGAACGCGCTGGCGATGGTGGTCCGCGCGAACCGCGCTTATGGCGAGCTGGGCGGCCATATCGCCTCCTACGCCTCGGCAGCCGAGATATTTGAAGTCGGGTTCAACCATTTCTTCCGCGCCCAGACGGAAGATTTCGGCGGCGACCTCGTCTATTTCCAGCCGCATTCGGCGCCCGGCATCTATGCCCGCGCATTCCTCGAAGGGCGGCTGAGCGAGGCCGACATCTCGAACTACCGCCAGGAAGTTCCCGGCAAGGGGCTGTGTTCCTATCCGCACCCCTGGCTGATGAAGGATTTCTGGCAGGTGCCCACCGGCTCCATGGGGATCGGCCCGCTAAGCGCCGTCTACCAGGCCCGGTTCATGCGCTATCTTCAGGCCCGCGAGCTGGCAGACACCGAAGAGCGCCACGTCTGGGGCGTCTTCGGCGACGGCGAGATGGACGAGCCGGAATCCATCGCCGGGCTGACCCTCGCCGCGCGCGAGAACCTCGACAACCTGACTTTCATCGTGAACTGCAACCTGCAGCGGCTCGACGGTCCGGTGCGAGGCAACGGTCAGATCATTCAGGAGCTGGAGTCGCTGTTCATCGGGGCGGGCTGGAACGTCATCAAGGTGCTCTGGGGCTCCGAATGGGACAGCCTATTCGCCGCCGACACGAACCACGTGCTACTACGGCGTTTCGCCGAAACCGTCGATGGCGCCTATCAGGATCTCGGCTCCAAGGCGGGCGATTACAACCGCGCCAAGTTCTTCGATCTCGACCCCGAAAGCGCCGCGCTGGTGCGGCACATGAGCGATGACGACATCCACAAGCTCAAGCGCGGCGGCCACGATCTGAAGAAGCTGCACGCCGCCTTTGCCGCCGCCAAGGCCCACAAGGGGCGCCCGACCGTCATCCTGACCAAGACGAAAAAGGGCTATGGCATGGGCGGCGCGGGCGAATCCCGCATGACCGCGCATCAGGCCAAGAAGCTGGACATCGACGCGCTCAAGGCCTTCCGCGATCACTTCGACCTGCCGCTCTCGGACAAGGCCGTCGAGGGGCTGGAGTTCTTCAACCCCGGAGAAGACAGCGAGGAAATCCGCTACCTCAAGGAGCGCCGTGTCAGCTTGGGCGGCTACCTGCCCGCGCGCGCCGAGAACGCGACGACCAGCGCCCCCGCCCGGCCCGAGCCCGCGAAATACGCAGGCTTCGCGCTGGAGGCGAATGGCAAGGAAATGTCCACCACGATGGCCGCCGTGCGCATTCTGGGCAACCTCCTGAAGGACAAGGCGTTCGGTCCCCGGATCGTGCCAATTGTCGCCGATGAGGCGCGGACATTCGGGATGGATAACCTGTTCCGCCAGATCGGCATCTACGCGCCGCAAGGCCAGCTTTATGACCCCGAGGACAAGGGCTCGATGATGTACTACAAGGAGGCTGCCAACGGGCAGCTTCTCGAAGAGGGCATCACCGAGGCAGGCGCGCTCAGTTCCTGGACCGCCGCCGGCACCGCCTATTCGGTGCACAACACCGAACTGCTGCCGGTCTACATCTACTATTCGATGTTCGGCTTCCAGCGGGTCGGCGACCTGATCTGGGCCGCCGCCGACCAGCGCACCCGGGGTTTCCTGCTGGGCGCGACCGCCGGGCGCACGACACTGTCGGGCGAAGGCTTGCAGCACCAAGACGGCTCCAGCCACATGGTCGCCGCCACCATCCCGAACTGCCGCGCCTACGATCCGGCCTTCGCTTACGAGCTCGCCGTGATCATGGACCACGGCATGACACGGATGCTGGACGAGAAGCGCGACGAGTTCTTCTACCTCACCGTGATGAACGAAAACTACGCGCAGCCGACCATGCCGGAGGGCGTCGAGCAGGACATCATTCGCGGTCTCTACAAGCTGCGGTCTACCCTGCCCGAGGCGGATCAGCGCGTGCGGCTGATCGGGTCCGGCACCATCCTGCTGGAGGTGATCGCCGCCGCCGAGATCCTTGAAACGCAGTTCGGAATCGCGTCGGACGTGTTCTCCGCCACCTCCTACACGGAGCTTGCCCGCGACGCGATGGAAGCCGAACGCAAGAACCGCTTCGCAAAGCCGTCCGACCGCCGCACCAGCCATCTGGAGGCCACGCTCCCCGGCGACCGCCCGGTGGTCGCGGCGAGCGATTACGTGCGCAACTTCCCCGCGCAGATCGCGCCCTACCTGCCTGTCTCCATGACCATCCTCGGAACCGACGGCTTCGGGCGTTCGGCCAACCGCAAATCGCTGCGCCGCTTCTTCGAGGTGGACCGCCAGCACATCGCCTTTGCCGCGATCAAGTCGCTCGCCGAGCGGGGTGAGGTCAGCGACGAGGTGCTGTCCAAGGCCATGACGGATCTTGGGATCGAGCCCGGCGCGGACGCGCCGTGGCAGCTGTGA
- a CDS encoding MFS transporter gives MAHSTPLPTRSDAPISHYRWVVVALLFAIVVINYIDRSAISYAIDPISKELSLTASQKGLILGAFGVGYMFTTFIGGVLTDRFGPRIILTVAVILWAVSSALTAVASSFFLLLALRALLGLAEGPMFPGLTGAVAHWLSPKERAKALGYSLAAVPLALAIGGPIVSGILSLTDWRSLYWILAVGSLVWFPLWFWMFRNRPEDSAHVNEAELAQIRHKDIEVIDTGRGTGEVVPARSDNATATTWKRLFTNPTLLANYWAFFVFGYFLFFFMTWLPGFLEQKFSVSVANVGWFSFVPWAVAGVVLLLLGNLSDGLLEKTQSLRISRSWFIIVTQLIAAVVIVPVAFTSTLWVALALITVALASSMGANAVYYAINVDIAPDRSATALGLMDLFFAVSGFAAPAITGWVVGSSGSFTRAFFILAALAGSSVVLTFLFHRPDRDAIDHPYPDAR, from the coding sequence ATGGCACATTCCACACCTCTGCCAACCCGATCCGACGCACCGATAAGCCATTATCGCTGGGTCGTCGTCGCGCTTCTCTTCGCAATCGTCGTGATCAACTACATCGACCGCTCGGCGATATCTTACGCCATCGACCCGATCTCGAAGGAGTTGAGCCTGACGGCCAGTCAAAAGGGCCTGATCCTTGGCGCGTTTGGCGTGGGCTATATGTTCACGACTTTCATCGGCGGCGTGCTCACGGACCGGTTTGGGCCACGCATTATCCTGACCGTCGCAGTCATCCTTTGGGCGGTGTCGAGCGCACTGACCGCTGTCGCATCCAGCTTTTTCCTGTTGCTGGCCTTGCGCGCGTTGCTCGGCCTGGCCGAAGGGCCGATGTTCCCGGGCCTGACCGGCGCGGTTGCGCACTGGCTCTCACCGAAGGAGCGGGCCAAGGCACTTGGATATTCGCTGGCGGCGGTTCCGCTGGCTCTGGCCATTGGCGGCCCCATTGTCAGCGGCATCCTGTCCCTGACCGACTGGCGCTCGCTATACTGGATACTCGCCGTCGGAAGCCTTGTGTGGTTTCCGTTGTGGTTCTGGATGTTCCGCAACCGCCCCGAGGACTCCGCCCACGTGAACGAGGCCGAGCTGGCGCAAATACGGCACAAGGATATCGAAGTCATCGACACGGGCCGCGGCACAGGAGAGGTCGTGCCAGCCCGGTCCGACAACGCGACCGCGACCACGTGGAAGAGGCTCTTCACCAATCCGACATTGTTGGCCAATTACTGGGCGTTCTTCGTCTTCGGTTACTTCCTGTTCTTCTTCATGACCTGGCTGCCCGGTTTTCTTGAACAGAAATTCTCGGTCTCTGTTGCCAACGTGGGCTGGTTCTCTTTCGTGCCCTGGGCGGTGGCGGGTGTCGTCCTGCTTCTTCTGGGCAACCTGTCCGACGGGCTGCTGGAAAAAACCCAAAGCCTGCGGATCTCGCGCAGCTGGTTCATCATCGTCACGCAACTCATCGCCGCCGTGGTCATCGTGCCCGTTGCATTCACCTCGACCCTGTGGGTGGCCCTCGCACTGATCACCGTGGCGCTCGCGTCTTCGATGGGGGCAAATGCTGTCTACTACGCGATCAATGTCGACATTGCGCCCGACCGTTCGGCCACGGCGCTGGGGCTCATGGACCTCTTTTTTGCGGTGTCCGGTTTCGCCGCGCCGGCCATCACCGGCTGGGTGGTCGGCAGCAGCGGCAGCTTCACGCGGGCGTTCTTCATCCTCGCGGCGCTCGCGGGTTCTTCGGTTGTGCTGACGTTCCTCTTCCACCGTCCCGACCGCGACGCCATCGACCATCCCTACCCGGACGCGCGCTGA
- a CDS encoding 1-aminocyclopropane-1-carboxylate deaminase — protein MSLLEKFERYPLTYGKTPIEHLPRLTEALGGKVEIYAKREDCNSGLAMGGNKLRKLEYIVPDAIASGADTLVSIGGVQSNHTRMVAATAAKIGMKCVVIQEKWVPHYDAVYDRVGNILMTRLMGADSRMVEDGFDIGIRKSWEDAIQSVKDDGGTPYPIPAGASVHKYGALGYIGFAEEVAEQEKELGFKFDYIVVCVVTGSTQAGMIVGFAAQDRAESVIGIDASGTVDQTRAQVRSIVDNTSELVGLGRAVRDEEIVINPDYAYPAYGVPSEETNDAIRLAARTEAMMTDPVYEGKSMQGMIDLTRKGFFPEGSKVLYAHLGGAPALNGYSYYYREG, from the coding sequence ATGTCGCTACTCGAAAAGTTCGAACGTTACCCGCTCACCTACGGCAAGACGCCGATCGAACATCTGCCCAGGTTGACCGAGGCACTCGGCGGCAAGGTGGAGATCTACGCCAAGCGCGAGGACTGCAACTCCGGTCTCGCCATGGGCGGCAACAAGCTGCGCAAGCTGGAATACATCGTGCCCGATGCCATCGCTTCGGGGGCGGATACGCTGGTGTCCATCGGTGGCGTACAGTCGAACCACACCCGCATGGTGGCGGCGACCGCGGCCAAGATCGGCATGAAATGCGTCGTCATCCAGGAAAAATGGGTGCCGCATTACGATGCCGTCTACGACCGCGTCGGCAACATCCTGATGACCCGCCTGATGGGCGCGGATTCCCGTATGGTCGAAGACGGCTTCGACATCGGCATCCGCAAAAGCTGGGAGGATGCGATCCAGTCGGTCAAGGACGATGGCGGCACCCCCTATCCGATCCCGGCGGGCGCGTCCGTGCACAAGTACGGCGCCCTTGGCTACATCGGCTTTGCCGAAGAAGTGGCCGAGCAGGAAAAAGAGCTTGGGTTCAAGTTCGACTATATCGTCGTCTGCGTCGTCACCGGTTCTACCCAGGCCGGCATGATCGTCGGCTTTGCCGCGCAGGATCGCGCGGAGTCAGTCATCGGCATCGACGCCTCTGGCACCGTGGATCAGACCCGCGCCCAGGTGCGCAGCATCGTCGACAACACCTCTGAGCTGGTCGGGCTGGGCCGTGCGGTGCGCGACGAAGAGATCGTCATCAACCCCGACTACGCCTACCCGGCGTATGGTGTGCCGTCGGAGGAAACCAACGACGCCATCCGGCTTGCCGCGCGGACGGAAGCGATGATGACCGATCCGGTTTACGAGGGCAAATCCATGCAGGGCATGATCGACCTCACACGCAAGGGGTTCTTCCCCGAGGGGTCCAAAGTGCTCTACGCCCACCTTGGCGGCGCTCCGGCGCTGAACGGCTACAGCTACTACTACCGCGAAGGCTGA
- a CDS encoding Lrp/AsnC family transcriptional regulator has protein sequence MVASTAVRHDVDAIDRRILAELQRDARMSIQDLSSRVGLSASPCARRVRNLEQSGLIRGYTVVIDEPLMGFPISVFVSVKLDHQIDDRLRSFELAVRKFPEVTDCWLMTGDRDYLLRIAVSDLIEFEHFLTGKLTKVEGVASLESSIPIRRVKENSARLE, from the coding sequence TTGGTGGCCTCCACTGCAGTCCGGCATGATGTTGATGCCATCGACCGACGCATTCTCGCGGAGCTTCAGCGCGATGCACGCATGTCGATTCAGGACCTGAGCAGCCGGGTCGGCTTGTCCGCCAGCCCCTGCGCCCGGCGCGTCCGGAACCTTGAACAAAGCGGCCTCATTCGCGGCTACACGGTGGTCATCGACGAGCCGCTGATGGGGTTTCCGATCAGCGTATTTGTCTCGGTCAAGCTGGATCATCAGATCGACGACCGGCTGCGCAGCTTCGAGCTTGCCGTGCGGAAGTTCCCCGAGGTGACGGATTGCTGGCTCATGACGGGGGACAGGGACTACCTGTTGCGGATCGCGGTGTCCGATCTCATCGAGTTCGAGCATTTCCTTACCGGCAAGTTGACGAAGGTTGAGGGGGTCGCCTCTCTCGAATCCTCCATTCCGATCAGACGGGTGAAGGAGAATTCCGCCCGTCTGGAGTAG
- a CDS encoding NAD-dependent malic enzyme encodes MTSSRSHPLLTVLNDPIQDKGTAYTEKERDALGITGLLPAHVDTLETQLSRVMSHLDAKQTDLERYIYLIGLCDRNETLYFAVLMSDPERFIPIVYNPTIAEACLDYGQIFRRPRGMYLTKHTKGRLKEVLSNWPTREIRFICITSGGRILGLGDIGANGTPIPIGKLHLYTACAGVPPDALLPIHMDIGTTNRDLRDDPLYPGLHEDVASSDEIDALMDEFMQAATEVFPGVCIHFEDWKGTDALRLFDRYKDDHLIYNDDIQGTAGVTIAGLITALQIKDEALKDQRVMFAGAGSAAIGIANMIVEAMKTEGLSGAEAQAAIALFDAGGLLTVTRDDLNIYQTPYARDLKDETDLQAAVKAYKPTILIGVSTVGGLFTEAVVKEMASHCDRPVIFPLSNPTHSAECTPKDAYTWTDGKALVACGVQFPDVEIEGQTFHPGQANNFYIFPALGLAVYATKAKTIDDKMFIAAARGCADQVSAHDRQQGMLFPRQRDMLNTETRIAIAIARDIFDRGLAGVEEPEDVGALIQSQIYQPVYHDETV; translated from the coding sequence ATGACCTCCTCCCGCAGTCACCCGCTCCTGACCGTCCTCAACGATCCGATCCAGGACAAGGGCACCGCCTATACCGAGAAAGAGCGCGACGCGCTCGGCATCACCGGCCTTCTGCCCGCCCATGTGGATACGCTTGAGACACAACTGTCGCGGGTCATGTCGCACCTCGATGCCAAGCAGACCGACCTCGAACGCTACATCTATCTGATCGGCCTCTGCGACCGGAACGAAACGCTCTATTTCGCCGTGCTTATGAGCGACCCCGAACGCTTCATTCCCATCGTCTACAATCCGACCATCGCCGAGGCCTGCCTGGATTACGGCCAGATCTTCCGCCGTCCGCGCGGCATGTATCTGACCAAGCACACGAAAGGCCGCCTCAAGGAGGTGCTGTCGAACTGGCCGACGCGCGAAATCCGCTTCATCTGCATCACCTCGGGCGGGCGTATTCTGGGGCTGGGTGACATTGGCGCCAATGGCACGCCGATCCCCATCGGCAAGCTGCACCTCTACACCGCCTGCGCGGGCGTGCCGCCAGATGCGCTTTTGCCGATCCACATGGACATCGGCACCACCAACCGGGACCTGCGCGACGATCCGCTCTATCCCGGCCTGCACGAAGACGTGGCCAGCAGCGACGAGATCGACGCCCTGATGGACGAATTCATGCAGGCCGCGACCGAGGTCTTTCCCGGCGTCTGCATCCATTTCGAGGACTGGAAAGGCACCGATGCGCTGCGGCTGTTCGACCGCTACAAGGACGATCACCTGATCTACAACGACGATATTCAGGGCACGGCCGGTGTCACCATCGCGGGGCTGATCACGGCGCTTCAGATCAAGGACGAGGCGCTGAAGGATCAGCGCGTGATGTTCGCCGGCGCCGGATCGGCCGCCATCGGTATTGCCAACATGATCGTCGAAGCCATGAAGACCGAGGGTCTTTCCGGCGCAGAGGCGCAGGCCGCGATTGCGCTGTTTGATGCGGGCGGTCTGCTGACCGTGACGCGGGATGACCTGAACATCTACCAGACCCCCTATGCCAGGGATCTCAAGGACGAAACGGATCTTCAGGCTGCCGTGAAGGCCTACAAACCCACGATCCTGATCGGCGTCAGCACGGTCGGCGGGCTCTTTACCGAAGCCGTCGTCAAGGAGATGGCCAGCCATTGCGACCGCCCGGTGATCTTCCCGCTGTCCAACCCGACGCATAGCGCGGAATGCACGCCCAAGGACGCCTATACCTGGACCGACGGCAAGGCGCTGGTGGCCTGCGGGGTGCAGTTTCCCGATGTCGAGATCGAGGGCCAGACCTTCCACCCCGGCCAGGCGAACAACTTCTACATCTTCCCGGCCCTCGGCTTGGCGGTCTATGCGACCAAGGCAAAGACCATCGACGACAAGATGTTCATCGCGGCGGCACGCGGCTGCGCCGATCAGGTCAGCGCGCATGACCGCCAACAGGGGATGCTGTTCCCGCGGCAACGGGATATGCTCAACACCGAAACGCGGATCGCCATCGCCATTGCACGGGACATCTTCGATCGCGGTCTGGCCGGTGTCGAGGAGCCGGAAGACGTCGGCGCCCTGATCCAGAGCCAGATCTACCAACCAGTCTATCATGACGAGACGGTATGA
- the lpdA gene encoding dihydrolipoyl dehydrogenase, whose product MIKDIHIPDIGDFSAVPIIEVLVAVGDRVSEDDSILTLESDKATLDVPCPMAGTVAEVLVQVGDKVGEGHLVIRLETADSAEVAAPAPTPAETQASDDHASLVVIGAGPGGYTAAFRAADLGREVTLIDPRPTLGGVCLNVGCIPSKALLHIAKVIDEAETAREHGVGSGPLDIDLDKIRSFKTGVVERLTTGLTGLTKRRKVKVIQGKASFTGPNNLSVDTGDGTRAVTFDQAIISVGSEPVRLPFLPDDPRIMDSTGALELPDVPDRMLVIGGGIIGLEMAQVFHALGGKIDIVEATGQIIPGADKDIVAPLTKRLREKGLTIHTDKRITGVTAGDRLEARFETAKGEITETYDRILVAVGRRPNGAKVGAELAGIEVSAEGFLPVDTQMRSRQPHIFAIGDVVGQPMLAHKATHEAKVAAEVACGEKVAFEAKCIPSVAYTDPEVAWVGLTETRAKADGIKFDKASFPWMASGRALSMGRSEGLTKLLFDPETGRVLGGAIVGTNAGDLIAEIALAIETGADAHDLSLTIHPHPTLSETVAFSAEAHLGSLTDL is encoded by the coding sequence ATGATCAAAGACATCCACATCCCCGACATCGGCGATTTCAGTGCCGTTCCGATCATCGAGGTGCTGGTCGCGGTGGGTGATCGCGTATCCGAAGACGACTCGATCCTCACGCTGGAGTCGGACAAGGCGACGCTGGACGTGCCCTGCCCGATGGCCGGAACCGTGGCCGAGGTGCTGGTTCAGGTCGGCGACAAGGTTGGCGAAGGCCATCTGGTGATCCGACTTGAGACCGCAGACAGTGCAGAGGTCGCGGCCCCTGCCCCGACACCCGCCGAAACGCAAGCCTCGGACGATCACGCCTCTCTGGTCGTGATCGGCGCCGGGCCGGGCGGCTACACCGCCGCCTTCCGCGCGGCGGATCTGGGCCGAGAGGTCACCCTGATCGACCCGCGCCCGACCCTCGGCGGGGTGTGCCTGAACGTCGGCTGCATCCCGTCCAAGGCCCTGCTGCATATCGCCAAGGTCATCGACGAGGCGGAAACGGCGCGCGAGCATGGCGTCGGCTCGGGCCCGCTCGATATCGACCTGGACAAGATCCGCAGCTTCAAGACCGGCGTTGTCGAGCGCCTGACCACCGGCCTGACCGGGCTGACAAAACGCCGCAAGGTCAAGGTGATACAGGGCAAGGCCAGCTTTACCGGGCCGAACAACCTGTCGGTTGACACGGGCGATGGCACGCGCGCCGTGACCTTCGATCAGGCGATCATCTCGGTCGGCTCGGAACCGGTGCGTCTGCCCTTCCTGCCAGACGATCCAAGGATCATGGACAGCACCGGCGCGCTTGAGCTTCCAGATGTTCCGGACCGGATGCTGGTGATCGGCGGCGGGATCATTGGGCTGGAAATGGCGCAGGTCTTTCACGCCCTTGGCGGCAAGATCGACATCGTCGAGGCGACGGGGCAGATCATTCCCGGTGCGGACAAGGACATCGTCGCCCCGCTGACAAAGCGCCTGCGCGAGAAGGGTCTGACGATCCACACCGACAAGCGCATCACCGGCGTCACAGCCGGTGACAGGCTGGAAGCGCGGTTCGAGACGGCAAAGGGTGAGATCACCGAAACCTACGACCGCATCCTCGTGGCCGTGGGCCGCCGCCCGAACGGCGCGAAGGTCGGCGCGGAACTGGCTGGCATCGAGGTTTCGGCCGAGGGCTTTCTGCCCGTCGATACCCAGATGCGCAGCCGCCAGCCGCATATCTTCGCCATAGGGGACGTGGTCGGCCAGCCGATGCTGGCGCACAAGGCCACCCATGAAGCGAAAGTCGCAGCAGAAGTGGCCTGCGGAGAGAAAGTCGCGTTTGAGGCCAAATGCATCCCCTCGGTCGCCTATACCGATCCCGAAGTTGCCTGGGTCGGACTGACCGAAACCCGGGCCAAAGCTGATGGCATCAAGTTTGATAAGGCCTCATTCCCCTGGATGGCGTCGGGCCGGGCGCTGTCGATGGGGCGCAGCGAGGGGCTGACGAAACTGTTGTTCGACCCGGAGACCGGGCGGGTTCTGGGCGGCGCCATCGTGGGCACAAATGCCGGTGACCTGATCGCCGAAATCGCCCTGGCCATCGAAACGGGGGCGGATGCGCACGACCTGTCCCTGACCATCCACCCGCATCCGACCTTGTCGGAAACCGTCGCATTCTCCGCCGAGGCGCACCTGGGGTCTTTGACGGACCTTTGA